The genomic interval CTCCATAATGATATTCGTTCGCTGAATTCCTCGAACCCGATTTAATTTCTTTTCAAGGAAATCGCCTAGCTCTTCATGGGATCGTACACAAGCTTCTGCTAAAATTTGATATTCCCCGGATGTTAAAGAGATAAAGCGTATTTCGTTTAATTTGTATAAATCATCGATACAATCCTGCAGTTCATTTTGACCAACTACAATTTGAATTGCCGCTATTAGCTTTAAACCAACCTTTATTGGGTTTACCACACCGACAATTGATAAAATTCCGCTTTCCCTTAAATTTGAAACTCTTAATCTTACCGTTCTTTCTGCGACTCCAATATTTTGTGCGATTTCTTTAAAAGTGATTCTTCCATCCTCTTGTAAAAAAGAGATAATTTTTAAATCAATATCATCGATTCCTTCCAATCTATCCACCAACCCTAACTATTCAAACTTTTGTC from Niallia sp. FSL W8-0635 carries:
- a CDS encoding Lrp/AsnC family transcriptional regulator, translated to MEGIDDIDLKIISFLQEDGRITFKEIAQNIGVAERTVRLRVSNLRESGILSIVGVVNPIKVGLKLIAAIQIVVGQNELQDCIDDLYKLNEIRFISLTSGEYQILAEACVRSHEELGDFLEKKLNRVRGIQRTNIIMELKILKNNFSFVRKDEIEE